In Pyricularia oryzae 70-15 chromosome 2, whole genome shotgun sequence, one genomic interval encodes:
- a CDS encoding polyadenylate-binding protein 2, protein MADVEKKEEPVATEQHENDTGAGDDGDDEEISAMKKRVAEMEEEAAKLREMQASLDSQSQELSTESRDDVDSRSIFVGNVDYSASPEEIQAHFQSCGSINRVTILLDKFTGQPKGFAYVEFTEPSLVAQALVLNESVFKGRNIKVSPKRTNYPGMSRGRGRGRGRGGFGRGGFPPRGGYRGGYRGRGRGFTPY, encoded by the exons ATGGCAGACGTCGAGAAGAAGGAAGAGCCTGTGGCGACTGAGCAGCACGAGAATGATACGGGTGCCGGCGAcgatggcgacgacgag GAGATCTCggcgatgaagaagagggtgGCCGAGATGGAAGAGGAGGCCGCCAAGCTTAGGGAAATGCAAGCGAGCCTCGACTCGCAAAGCCAAGAGCTTAGCACCGAGAGCAGGGATGACGTCGACAGCCGCAGCATCTTTGTCGGCAATGTCGACTACTCGGCCTCCCCAGAGGAGATCCAGGCGCACTTCCAGAGCTGCGGTTCCATCAACCGAGTCACCATCCTCCTCGACAAGTTCACGGGCCAGCCCAAGGG GTTTGCCTATGTCGAGTTCACGGAGCCTTCCCTTGTAGCGCAGGCACTGGTTCTTAACGAGAGCGTCTTCAAGGGCCGGAACATCAAG GTTTCTCCGAAGCGGACAAACTACCCAGGAATGAGCCGAGGCCGTGGAAGGGGTCGCGGGCGTGGTGGCTTTGGACGCGGAGGCTTCCCGCCCAGGGGAGGTTACCGGGGCGGCTACCGTGGACGTGGGCGAGGCTTCACGCCGTACTAG
- a CDS encoding cytochrome P450: MGWAAHLVVLALMGATLLLARLVHATTTRIYRHKHICDKLDCVGGVSATSSTPTWIAALFRSISGLQDAAQEGYDRFVKSTTRGPRPFVLPTMWTGGPIVVLPPSMLPLVNRSPSHETGVPGLLEQFQFRYLHADPDVWANTAIHFDVVRRDMAQKNMAPLAATIAGEWAAAFRACWDEDPAAAGKTVGGVSAWDSGVRIMARVAMRVLVGLTGCRDESFFELSQLYARAFIVDGVAINCLPPVLRPLLAPVLALRVRYYQRRVVGALVPLVEQRLARAAVEEADKTNHEPGDVIRWLIARSAAEGSPEQMQPVKIARRVVALMSMFGFAIGWVFAHALLDIYGGPSRDDVVAGLEDECDRVRRRHGGSIDTKEAVEALFRVDSAVRESMRLSDVSVHILPLDVVAGEGIDLGGGVRITPGCGLRAVFPAQMVHTDPDNYADPKTYDAFRFSRPFEADVAQQDGGENRDERGKKRELMTTTTATFLPFGYGRRSCPGRWLVAHMVKQALAHVVLNYHVEVTQRPGPRRALLNFMLPAEAARIAVNRKKNVQN, encoded by the coding sequence ATGGGGTGGGCCGCTCACCTCGTCGTCCTGGCCCTGATGGGCGCCACACTACTCCTCGCCCGTCTCGTCCACGCCACGACGACCCGCATCTACCGACACAAGCACATCTGCGACAAGCTGGACTGCGTCGGCGGCGTCAGCGCGACGAGCAGCACCCCAACGTGGATCGCGGCGCTCTTCCGGTCCATCTCTGGCCTGCAGGACGCCGCGCAGGAGGGGTACGACCGCTTTGTCAAGTCCACCACCCGCGGTCCGCGCCCCTTTGTGCTGCCGACCATGTGGACTGGCGGCCCCATCGTGGTGCTGCCGCCGTCCATGCTGCCGCTGGTCAACCGGTCACCATCCCACGAGACGGGCGTCCCGGGCCTGCTGGAGCAGTTCCAGTTCCGGTACCTCCACGCGGACCCGGACGTCTGGGCCAACACGGCCATACACTTTGACGTCGTGCGCCGGGACATGGCCCAGAAGAACATGGCGCCGCTGGCTGCCACAATCGCCGGGGAGTGGGCCGCCGCGTTCCGTGCCTGCTGGGACGAGGACCCAGCCGCCGCGGGAAAGACTGTCGGTGGGGTTTCGGCCTGGGACTCGGGTGTGCGCATCATGGCGCGCGTCGCCATGCGCGTCCTGGTCGGGCTCACCGGCTGCCGCGACGAGTCCTTCTTTGAGCTGTCGCAGCTGTACGCCCGCGCCTTCATCGTCGACGGCGTCGCCATCAACTGCCTGCCGCCGGTGCTGCGCCCGCTGCTGGCTCCCGTGTTGGCGCTGCGGGTCCGGTACTACCAGCGCAGGGTCGTTGGGGCGCTGGTGCCGCTGGTGGAGCAGAGACTAGCTCGGGCGGCCGTCGAGGAGGCCGACAAGACCAACCATGAGCCCGGCGACGTGATCAGGTGGCTCATCGCAAGGTCCGCCGCCGAGGGGAGCCCCGAGCAGATGCAGCCCGTCAAGATCGCGCGGCGCGTCGTGGCCCTCATGTCCATGTTCGGCTTCGCCATCGGCTGGGTGTTTGCCCACGCCCTGCTCGACATCTACGGCGGCCCGTCGCGGGACGACGTGGTGGCGGGGCTCGAGGACGAGTGCGACCGCGTGCGCAGGCGACACGGCGGCAGCATCGACACCAAGGAGGCCGTGGAAGCGCTCTTCCGCGTCGACTCGGCCGTGCGCGAGTCGATGCGCCTCTCGGACGTGTCGGTGCACATCCTGCCGCTCGACGTGGTGGCGGGCGAGGGCATCGacctgggcggcggcgtgcGCATCACGCCGGGCTGCGGCCTGCGCGCAGTCTTCCCCGCGCAGATGGTCCACACCGATCCCGACAACTACGCCGATCCCAAGACGTACGACGCCTTTCGCTTCTCGAGGCCGTTTGAGGCGGATGTGGCGCAGCAGGATGGGGGTGAGAACAGGGACGAGAGGGGAAAGAAGCGGGAGCTCATGACGACCACGACCGCCACGTTCTTGCCGTTTGGCTACGGCAGGCGGTCGTGCCCTGGCCGCTGGTTGGTGGCGCACATGGTGAAGCAGGCGCTGGCTCATGTTGTGCTCAATTATCACGTCGAGGTCACACAGAGGCCTGGCCCGCGGAGGGCGCTGCTGAATTTCATGTTGCCGGCAGAGGCTGCTCGCATCGCTGTGAATCGTAAAAAGAATGTCCAGAACTGA
- a CDS encoding DEAD/DEAH box helicase, translating into MDSTKALRDWYTERSGLRVDLVGDFAGKELFAIHGEVLMAHCISQAKVNYQEGFQLLHAVYAVEKFLNELDQRHCHFQVIWLESHERLCIPPGTPEEHHIKYLLTRRILIEHLNRGLDAQRPRCSYVFDSLDDQRFINHLKSSPILFFLCSDGRQNLTAPEPTAPQNISMCLFLIYNLNLRGYSIALIDDAEISNAKVAATVFTPTHDNAIPFADQLFPEEDVGTKPDTKIVGEVAYQLLLKTDDWASWDDGTSLTARQALLVAALSESAQTNPDQLLIACVLAHMGLLMDHSLVQRASNRQQHTESQASVFLKRLLEISTHLIKKSAASDEKPFLSKLEWDAFDLFDGMLFYSVIGNTKGISLSQSTTSTVMGLSKKINTLSGLDCSSALKYLLSEPQDLPDPSVLGKEKDCAKTVAMHPVMKFAHPAFDKYFEDVKVDVNLIAERPIASKIFQEATHWHNSKKKLSMKQKPKLLDKWALKRNQRFTTATKKYADSLTTGTPENILVMDKSASSTPAPGWKEELRQKSSDTAKRLAMKKDTRGKVARGGILTAAAAPTPKQGAPGAAERLWATKKKELQKMTDFRNQLVAANDYESGIMFGKDLVGAEISLYICKLLVAIFDKEVKTGKGKGLAAIVEVFWTRVIELKTKRLAEESTAELNKLATALQTSTERARSQGLYHGATSIEHQLEFYGPDMERGFDPKFDPRVSSFNPDAWQRKVLDAIDAKKSLCVIAPTSAGKTFISFYAMKKVMQSSDNDVLVYVAPTKALVNQIAAEVQGRFKKKFRYEESRSVWAIHTRDYRVNNPTGCQILVTVPHILQIMLLSPPNVEKANSWAHRIKRIIFDEVHCIGQAQEGVVWEQLLLLAPCPIIALSATVGNPQEFVAWLSESQKTKGHDLELVEHKARYSDLRKYIYRPPCKSQDKFDGFPPRDQAKRVVHGLDEQGKSPFSFVHPIGSIVDRNRGTLDDISLEARDCLKLWLSMRKHQTEAFPVADKLDPSQALPAIVKKADILCWEEDLKACLLPWMMDPESPFESVRGDLRFCNNGDMQTRNKRKGEQLSPEHFQLLLDLHQRQGLPAIIFNYDRMKCESIMKSVISELKRHELEWKKTSKEWQKTIKDYEKWVKAQEKIKETKQGRKQDKNGLEEGMSKMDFVREEGQEEVSNWQSFDPQAPLAKFSFSDSRKCQREDLEELIRSLNWVNLDPVFIEALRRGVGVHHAGMNRKYRQVVEMLCRRGFLTVVIATGTLALGINVPCKTVVFSEDSVFLSALNYRQASGRAGRRGFDLLGNVVFNIPTHRSFEIMSSRLPDLRGQFPVSTTIVLRTLSLCSHTQNNEFSIQAAQSLLSQNLLYLGGPAGELAVKHHLRFSIEYLRKQHLLSDSGAPLNFAGLITHLYFTENSAFAFHSLLKGGYFHRLCGEVYTRPSAVVRELMLVLSHLFCRQPVTRIGDTEWLQGVKESSSSIVVLPDLPPKALDLLREHNWETLAIFKNYVQTYVCQNLADSPDDELPFSKYPAGSQGSGSHVSQTRKAPEIRSPFAALSGFTDSFNSIQELCQTVREGVFLEESAVPYIKIYPDDTDGVPWNAYLYDFFMHGDLKALVTGNGIKEGDVWFRLKDFSLILATIITSLDNFLDPKAGYPDMTDVQDVQDVIDRVAEDQGAVESDNIQPADIPMPLGELTNNKKTKRKKVAEAWDDDEDEDENKSADGYAAVNGSDRRTGVHNSDSETEVGWDDVPAWQEQDEANLRNILKAFKLLQVEFDEKFRKIWA; encoded by the exons ATGGACTCAACGAAAGCTTTGAGAGATTGGTATACAGAGCGGTCAGGCTTACGAGTTGACCTCGTCGGAGACTTTGCCGGCAAGGAGCTTTTTGCCATCCATGGCGAGGTTCTCATGGCACACTGTATCTCGCAAGCAAAAGTCAACTATCAGG AAGGGTTCCAACTTCTTCACGCTGTTTATGCCGTCGAGAAGTTCTTGAATGAACTGGACCAGCGTCACTGTCACTTCCAGGTGATTTGGCTGGAGAGCCACGAGAGACTCTGCATTCCTCCAGGAACTCCCGAAGAGCATCACATCAAATATCTATTGACGCGCAGGATCTTGATCGAGCATCTTAATCGCGGCCTTGATGCCCAGCGCCCTCGTTGCTCCTATGTCTTTGATAGCTTGGACGACCAACGTTTCATCAACCACCTTAAGAGCAGCCCGATACTGTTTTTTCTCTGCTCTGATGGTCGCCAGAATCTGACAGCGCCTGAGCCCACGGCGCCTCAAAACATCAGCATGTGCCTGTTTCTCATCTATAATCTTAACCTCCGAGGCTACAGCATCGCCCTTATTGATGATGCTGAGATTAGTAATGCGAAA GTGGCTGCCACCGTCTTTACGCCGACCCACGATAACGCCATCCCTTTCGCTGATCAACTATTTCCCGAGGAAGATGTCGGAACCAAACCCGATACAAAAATCGTAGGAGAGGTGGCCTACCAGCTTCTCCTCAAGACCGATGACTGGGCCTCCTGGGATGACGGCACTTCTTTGACTGCGCGGCAGGCTCTCCTCGTTGCTGCTCTTTCTGAATCGGCCCAGACAAACCCTGATCAGCTTCTTATCGCATGCGTTCTGGCTCACATGGGCCTGCTCATGGATCATAGCCTTGTCCAACGAGCAAGTAACCGGCAGCAACACACCGAGTCCCAGGCGTCCGTTTTCTTGAAGAGGCTGCTAGAAATCTCTACCCACCTCATAAAGAAGTCAGCTGCATCTGACGAGAAGCCCTTTCTTTCGAAGCTTGAGTGGGATGCTTTTGATTTGTTTGACGGAATGTTGTTTTATTCCGTTATTGGCAATACCAAAGGCATCTCACTGAGTCAAAGCACGACGTCGACTGTCATGGGGCTCTCAAAAAAGATCAACACGCTTTCAGGCTTGGATTGCTCGTCAGCACTGAAGTATTTGCTTTCTGAGCCACAGGATTTGCCTGATCCTTCCGTATTAGGCAAGGAGAAAGATTGTGCGAAGACTGTCGCTATGCACCCAGTGATGAAATTTGCGCACCCGGCCTTTGACAAGTATTTCGAGGACGTCAAGGTTGACGTGAACTTGATTGCCGAGCGACCAATCGCATCTAAAATCTTCCAAGAGGCCACACATTGGCACAATTCCAAAAAGAAGCTCTCTATGAAGCAGAAACCCAAGCTCCTGGACAAATGGGCTTTGAAGCGTAATCAGCGCTTCACGACGGCCACGAAGAAGTACGCTGACAGTCTTACTACTGGTACGCCGGAGAACATTCTCGTGATGGACAAGTCAGCCTCGTCTACTCCTGCGCCAGGCTGGAAGGAGGAGCTAAGGCAGAAGTCGAGCGATACTGCCAAAAGGTTAGCAATGAAAAAGGACACCAGAGGCAAAGTTGCTCGAGGAGGCATTTTAACTGCAGCCGCTGCCCCAACTCCCAAGCAAGGAGCACCGGGAGCTGCTGAAAGACTGTGGGcaaccaagaagaaggagttGCAAAAGATGACTGATTTTAGAAACCAGCTGGTTGCAGCAAATGATTATGAATCGGGAATTATGTTTGGCAAAGACCTTGTCGGTGCCGAAATCTCGCTTTATATCTGCAAGCTACTGGTGGCTATCTTCGACAAAGAAGTAAAGACAGGGAAAGGCAAGGGTTTGGCTGCCATTGTGGAAGTGTTCTGGACAAGAGTAATCGAGCTCAAGACCAAACGCCTAGCTGAGGAGTCTACTGCTGAGCTCAACAAGCTAGCCACTGCACTCCAAACGTCAACGGAGCGAGCTCGATCTCAAGGCCTTTACCATGGGGCCACTTCTATTGAGCACCAGCTTGAGTTCTATGGGCCCGACATGGAGCGCGGCTTTGATCCTAAATTTGACCCTCGTGTTTCTTCGTTCAATCCAGATGCTTGGCAACGCAAGGTTCTTGATGCCATCGACGCCAAAAAGAGTCTCTGTGTCATTGCCCCGACCTCTGCGGGCAAAACCTTCATCTCATTCTACGCCATGAAGAAGGTGATGCAGTCCAGCGACAACGACGTCCTAGTATACGTTGCACCCACAAAGGCTCTGGTCAACCAGATTGCGGCCGAAGTACAGGGTCGCTTCAAGAAAAAGTTCAGGTATGAAGAGAGCCGAAGCGTTTGGGCTATCCACACCCGAGACTACCGTGTCAACAACCCAACAGGATGCCAAATACTTGTGACAGTGCCGCACATTCTGCAGATAATGCTGCTCTCGCCTCCCAATGTAGAAAAGGCAAACTCTTGGGCCCATAGAATCAAGCGCATCATCTTTGACGAGGTCCACTGCATAGGGCAGGCACAAGAAGGTGTTGTTTGGGAGCAACTGCTTTTGTTGGCGCCCTGCCCTATCATTGCCCTCTCCGCCACTGTTGGAAACCCGCAGGAGTTTGTTGCATGGCTGAGCGAGTCCCAGAAGACCAAAGGACACGATCTGGAGTTAGTGGAGCACAAAGCACGCTACTCTGACCTACGCAAGTACATCTACAGACCGCCATGCAAGTCTCAAGACAAATTTGATGGCTTCCCGCCTCgtgatcaagcaaaaagggtAGTCCACGGATTGGACGAGCAGGGAAAGAGCCCGTTCTCTTTCGTGCACCCCATTGGGAGCATTGTTGATCGAAACCGAGGGACGCTGGACGATATTAGCTTGGAGGCCCGAGATTGTTTGAAGCTGTGGCTCAGCATGAGAAAGCACCAGACTGAAGCCTTTCCAGTTGCAGACAAACTGGACCCTTCACAAGCTCTGCCCGCCATCGTCAAGAAAGCCGATATTCTCTGCTGGGAAGAAGACCTCAAAGCATGTCTGTTGCCTTGGATGATGGACCCAGAATCTCCTTTTGAGTCAGTTCGGGGCGATCTCCGATTTTGTAACAATGGAGATATGCAGACGCGTAACAAACGCAAAGGAGAGCAATTATCCCCAGAACACTTTCAGTTGCTTTTGGACCTTCACCAACGGCAAGGTTTACCGGCTATAATCTTCAACTACGACCGTATGAAGTGCGAGAGCATTATGAAGTCTGTCATTTCAGAGCTAAAGCGTCATGAACTGGAATGGAAGAAGACAAGTAAAGAATGGCAAAAGACCATAAAAGACTACGAGAAATGGGTCAAGGCACAAGAAAAGATTAAGGAGACCAAGCAAGGAAGAAAGCAGGATAAGAATGGTCTGGAAGAAGGTATGTCCAAGATGGATTTCGTGCGTGAGGAGGGTCAAGAGGAGGTGAGCAATTGGCAGTCCTTTGATCCCCAGGCGCCGCTTGCCAAATTCTCATTCTCCGACTCGAGGAAATGTCAGCGTGAAGACCTTGAAGAGCTTATTCGCTCACTAAATTGGGTCAACTTGGACCCAGTCTTCATTGAGGCGTTGCGTCGGGGTGTCGGCGTACATCACGCCGGCATGAACAGAAAATATCGTCAAGT CGTTGAAATGCTTTGCCGCCGCGGTTTCTTGACCGTGGTCATTGCCACTGGCACGCTTGCGTTGGGAATCAACGTCCCCTGCAAAACTGTTGTGTTCTCAGAGGACTCTGTGTTTCTTTCTGCTTTGAACTACCGGCAGGCATCCGGCCGAGCAGGCCGTCGTGGCTTTGATCTGCTTGGCAATGTCGTCTTCAATATTCCTACCCACAGGTCATTTGAGATCATGTCTTCCCGGCTCCCAGACCTTCGAGGACAGTTTCCAGTATCAACTACCATTGTTCTGAGGACTCTGTCGCTTTGCAGCCATACCCAGAACAATGAGTTTTCAATCCAAGCGGCACAATCTCTTCTTTCTCAGAACTTGCTGTATCTGGGCGGCCCTGCTGGAGAGCTTGCAGTAAAGCATCATCTTCGCTTCTCCATTGAGTATCTCCGAAAGCAGCACCTTCTTTCGGATTCTGGCGCACCGCTAAACTTTGCAGGTCTCATCACTCATCTCTATTTCACCGAGAACTCGGCCTTTGCCTTTCATTCACTACTGAAGGGTGGATACTTCCACAGGCTTTGCGGGGAAGTATACACTAGGCCGAGTGCAGTGGTGCGTGAGCTAATGCTCGTACTGTCGCATTTGTTCTGTCGCCAGCCTGTCACTCGCATTGGTGATACGGAGTGGCTACAGGGCGTTAAAGAATCCTCTTCTTCTATCGTCGTCCTCCCCGACCTCCCGCCCAAGGCCCTGGATCTGTTGCGTGAGCACAACTGGGAGACATTGGCCATCTTCAAAAACTATGTGCAGACATATGTTTGTCAAAATCTAGCTGATAGCCCCGACGATGAGCTGCCGTTCTCCAAGTATCCTGCTGGATCGCAAGGCAGTGGTAGTCATGTGTCTCAGACAAGAAAAGCTCCCGAGATCCGATCGCCATTTGCAGCATTGTCCGGCTTTACCGATTCGTTTAATTCCATCCAGGAACTTTGTCAGACTGTACGCGAGGGGGTATTTCTCGAGGAGTCGGCCGTACCCTACATCAAGATTTATCCTGACGACACAGACGGTGTGCCCTGGAATGCTTATCTGTATGACTTTTTCATGCATGGCGATCTCAAAGCCCTGGTGACGGGCAACGGCATCAAAGAAGGCGATGTGTGGTTTCGCCTCAAAGATTTCTCTCTGATTCTGGCTACGATCATTACAAGTCTGGACAACTTCCTCGACCCCAAAGCGGGATATCCCGACATGACGGACGTACAGGACGTCCAGGACGTGATTGACAGGGTGGCTGAGGACCAGGGAGCTGTTGAGAGTGACAATATTCAGCCAGCCGACATCCCGATGCCATTGGGGGAGCTCACGAACAACAAGAAGACCAAGAGGAAGAAGGTGGCAGAAGCTTGggatgatgatgaagatgaagatgaaaaCAAGTctgccgatggctacgctgCGGTGAATGGAAGCGACCGACGAACAGGCGTTCACAATTCGGATAGCGAGACCGAGGTTGGTTGGGACGATGTGCCTGCCTGGCAGGAGCAGGACGAAGCCAACTTGAGAAATATCCTCAAGGCTTTTAAGCTTCTACAAGTGGAGTTTGATGAGAAATTCAGGAAGATCTGGGCTTGA